The following proteins are encoded in a genomic region of Fusobacterium varium:
- a CDS encoding 50S ribosomal protein L28, which produces MQRCEITGVGIISGNQISHSHRLTRRVWKPNLQVTTIMVNGTPVKVKVCSRTLKTLRGASEAEVMNILKANASTLSARLAKHLSK; this is translated from the coding sequence ATGCAAAGATGCGAAATTACAGGAGTTGGAATCATCAGCGGTAACCAAATTTCTCACTCTCACAGACTTACTAGAAGAGTATGGAAACCAAACCTACAAGTTACTACTATCATGGTAAACGGAACTCCAGTTAAAGTTAAAGTTTGTTCAAGAACTTTAAAAACTTTAAGAGGAGCTAGCGAAGCTGAAGTAATGAACATATTAAAAGCTAATGCTTCTACTCTAAGTGCTAGACTTGCTAAACACTTAAGCAAATAG